A segment of the Oncorhynchus clarkii lewisi isolate Uvic-CL-2024 chromosome 11, UVic_Ocla_1.0, whole genome shotgun sequence genome:
GCTAGTCATGTCTTGCTAGCCTAGCCTGCTAAACTAGTCGAATGTTTAACTGCCCTAGGAAAACTAACAATGTTGTAATGTACGTTACATTGACATGAGACAATTTAACAAAGATGCCAACTGTTTATTTGTATAAGTGTTTATCACTTCCGAATTAACATTTTTGTGTTTAGGCAAAGTATTGTGATGAGGTTGCTAATTGcaacgctagctaacattagctaattGGCTAGGTAATGCAATGTGTTCGTAAAACAAATCTGGGAAGTTGTGATGACTTAAAATTACCCCGAACGTTTTTACAATTAACTTCTCGTTTATGGCATGGAATTGTCGTCATACTAGTAACGCTAGCTAGCAAACTATCGCGTCTTTCAATCTTAATTTAGCCATCTGGTTAGCTGGCTAATACATTAACGCTTCTATTTATAATCCAATGTGTCTCTTGTTAATCAATACTATTTGGTATGGTGGTTAACGTTGTCTTTTATAATCCGTAGTCGGTGTTTTTTCTCTCCCAATGTTGATTCTCAAAGCTAGTTACAATAGATACACAGCGTGTAGGCCGGGCCAGTAGCTAACTAGCTTATTGTTAGCCTCTTTCTGCTAACCTATCCAAACTTGTGTGAAGTTGGCTGAACGGTATCACTGGTGCTTGTGTGAATCACATTAGCAATCTGACGTTAGCGTAGGAACTGTCTAGCCAACAATGATAATAAATGTTGTCCGGTCGGCTGCGAGCGTCCCGGGCCAGGCCTCCGTTATTTACCGGGGCACTATAATGCGGCAGGTTCATCGTGACGTGAAGCAAACTCCCGTTCTGCCTCCCGAACAGAGGCGCAGGCCAAACTGGGACACGTGGACAGGGCGTGGGGATGATCGTTAACATGACCAGGTCGGGCCCTGATCCAGTTTTTTGGGCTGATTTGTGAAGTGGGTTGGCAGTCGCCTGTTAAATTTGACTGAGGTCCACGTGTGCTGGGACGTCCATTATTCCCACGTTGTCACCCACAGCATGATTTTGGTTATAATGGACATGAGTACGGGAACTGATGTCAACTATCTTTAACCAGACTATTGAAACTGTTTCGTGGAATAGCTTTGTGATTGCAGGACCAATAAGGACAATTTTGACCCCATATATTTTTGCATTGCGTTGACTAGTGTTTTTGATGCACACCGAAAAAGACAAGCATTTCCCCGTCTCACGCCTCATGTCCACCAAATGTGTCAACTCTTTGGGTTCTGACGGTAGTCATTCATTGTCTATGGAACAGTCCGCAATGCGGGGCACTCCGAGTACCGCATGCCTTCAATATTTTCAGCTCCGTTTTATTTGCTGTTCAATGGTACAGAAGTACAGACTCCAACTAGCTAGGTTAAAAGTTATTCACATGTGCGTCAAGTACGAAAATGTAGGCTGGTCATCCTGCAAAATGCATTTGATGTCACTCGCTCCGGATAAGATAACCAAGCTACATTCCTTGCCAAATTCAAAATGGACTGGTTGAAGTAGGGAAATGTTCCAACTAGCTGCAGTTCTGAAATAAATGCCTCCCGTCTGTTCCACGTGGGTTATTTGTGAACTGTTAGTGGCATTTAGAATTGGCTTGGCTATAACCCCAACACACTGAAAATATTCTGACATTAGTTTATTGAAGACAGTACATTCATCGGGATCATTATTTAACTTGCCAAGCaaattatgaacaaattcttatttacaatgatggctgaaccctaacctggactacgctgggtcaattgtgatatcgaaccagggtctgtagtcacgcctctagcactgagatgcaatgccttgcacctctgcgccactcgggagcccagggCCTACTCACCAAACGGATGTTGTGGCCCTAAATCATCACCATACAGTGTTAAATGTGGAATAGTCAATCCTTTTGCAAAATTCCAAATGGGCAGAATAAATTAAATTTACCCTCTGTATATCGGGGGTTGGTATTTTTTGTTTTTaactcttggaactacccatcccggatccgggagaattgtcagcaactacactaattagcatagcgcaacggtcaaaaaatattactagaaaatattcacatttcatgaaatcacaagtgaaatatagtgaaacacagctcagccttttgttaatcaccctgtcatctcagattttgaaattatgctttacagccaaagcaagacaagcgtttgtaagtttatcgatagcctagcatagcattatgtccagctagcagcaggaagcttggtcacaaatcagaaaagcaatcaaattaacagtttacctttgatctttggatgttttcactgacgagactcccagttagacagcaaatgttccttttgttccataaagattatttttatacccaaaattcCTCCATTTGTCacgtaatattttttattttaccttttatttaactaggcaagtcagttaagaacaaattcttattttcaatgacgggttaactgcctgttcaggggcagaacgacagatttgtaccttgtcagcttggggatttgaacttgcaaccttttggttactagtccaactctctaaccactaggctaccctaccctgttgagaaatccaccagaaatagcggtcacgacaacgccgaaaaaaattcacattatatccataatatcgacaaacatggcaaacgttttttataatcaatcctcaagatgttttttaaatatctatttgataatatatcaaccgggacaattggcttttcagtaggagcgagaggaaaaatgactacctctgtcttttacgcaagaatcactcagccctcagctggccacttacgcaatgtagtcgtttacgctcattcttcaacataaaggcgaaactacgtagaaaaaggaatctggttgatatccctttcagtggccaataggggtgcataggaacacaacggtttcaaaacatgactcacttcctgattggatattTATtgggctttcgcctgcaatatcagttctgttatactctcagacaatattttgacagttagGAAACTTTACAGGgatttctatcctaagctgtcaattacatgcatattctagcatctggtcctgagaaataggcggtttactttgggaatgttatttttccaaaaaataAATAGTGGTGTTACTAAACTGATCAGATCTACCGcatcttagacttgctttcaatgagtgaCATCTTTAACGAATTtctgtgaatttggtcgggttgcCCATGAAGTTACATATTTCACCTTTTTAAACATGTCCAACGATGTTATGAATTTCACAAGATGATAACAGGGCAGCCAGGTCTAATTCTAGCCTGGGCTAATCATGTTCTATTATCAAGAACTAGTCACAAGCTGCTACTGCTAGAATTGGGACCATTTGCTTCTCTTTTGACCTGAACTACAACAAACAGTAGGTAAATGTAATGGCTGTAATGTTTCTAATTAAAATGACTGCGGCAAGTTACTTTGAATTGATACACTAGCAATATTTtcgggcaactgagttaggagcATTGAGCAACATGAATACATTTCATGACTCCAACTTAATTTCCACATTTCTTCACTCGTCTCCTATAGCTTGACTACCACATCTGTACTGGAATATATCAGCTAACAAAGAGCAACTGAGGCCTTGCCCCTGCCTTGTTCATCCGCTCGACCTACTGTCAGTCAAGTCATTGGCAAGGCGAACATAAGAACTAAATTTAGTCAGTGTTTTAGTAAACCGTTCTAAGCAAACCATCTAGTTAAACATACCAAAAGCTATTTAAATTGGTCCGGTTGTCCCATTGACATGGCATGGATATCAGTTGGCCTGCTAAACATGACAAACTGAACACAGTAAGGTATCATGATCTAACATTGTAATGAAGCAACATATGATATGCGACTGGCCACCATTTCACTCCATAATGGATGTGAAGGATGTGCGCTTAAAGGGTCCGTACATTGAAGAAATGGAGATGCGCTTAACCGTGTCCAAAGATTTAATGCCGATAATGTTTTACTCATTGACTTTGACAGCCCTCATATTCATACATGGAAATAAATTGGCAGTGCTGTTGCTGTAATTGCCTGATATAACCGATACATGTGTTCCTCTGCAGTACCCCCTAATCCATCGCACCATGGCAGATCCCGAACTTGACTTCACCACCGGAGAGTCTGGTGCCTCCGCCACCATTCCTATGCAGTGCTCTGCCCTGCGAAAGAACGGTCACGTGGTGTTAAAGGGACGCCCATGTAAGATTGTGGAAATGTCCACCTCCAAGACCGGAAAGCACGGACACGCCAAGGTAGGGGGTTGCCTAGACGCGCATACAAATACTACATGCCCTAGGGATGCCTCTGCTACATAGTGGCAATGTCCGGCGGCATCAGTATTAGGGAATTTGTGGGGAACAGACTTCTGGTGTACTTTCTTTGTCCACGTCTGAAGTAATTGACCCAAAAATGCTTTGTCTGAATTTTCCAAGCATAACTTGACTCATCAAATTAGGTTTTACTTAACTTGTTATGACTGTTATTAGTGGTGTGGTTAAACTCTGTTCTCTAAGTTGTTTATCCCTCTTCGTCTTTTAGGTTAACATGGTGGGCATTGACATCTTCACCAACAAGAAGTATGAGGACATGTGCCCCTCCACCCACAACATGGATGTGCCCCACATCAAGAGGAATGAGTTCCAGGTCAGTGTGACCAGGGTGGGAAATGAACACATGCCAAAAGCGGGATGACGTgatgtctatttcaccagccacATTGGTGACTGGTCATTTTTATTAAAAGCCTAAATGTAGAAATTGGTCGACTTGCCCTGAAAGAGTATTAGTGGAACTTTGTCTTTGCGTTTCTTGGCTAGGTGCATTGTTTTGTACACATGGTGTACAAAGGTTGTTCAATATTAGTTTGTTGGCTGCAATGGTCTGCGGAGGTACTCAACTCTTATGGACACTGCGTTACCATGGTAATGCTGAAAAGGGAGCAGCTGAACATTTGTCTTAACTTGTGACTCAAATATTTGAGGGTTATATTGTGCTTATTTTTAACATGGAACACAAATGTTTTGATTAGCTTTCAGTCATTCCTTATTATAACACTCCAATTGAATTGTTCACCtacattttatttgttttaaatatCACCTTAACCTTTCTGGGATTTCCGGGACGGTAGCGTACCGCCAActgccagtgaaagtgcagggcgccaaattcaaaacaacaaatctcataattaaaattcctcaagcatacaagtattttacaccattttaaagataaaattctctttcctctggtctaaaaaaatatcccaataccc
Coding sequences within it:
- the LOC139420296 gene encoding eukaryotic translation initiation factor 5A-1-like yields the protein MADPELDFTTGESGASATIPMQCSALRKNGHVVLKGRPCKIVEMSTSKTGKHGHAKVNMVGIDIFTNKKYEDMCPSTHNMDVPHIKRNEFQLLNITDGFMSLMGDNGDVREDLRVPDSDLGKEIEQKFAAGEDILVSVLAAMGEECAVAVKQMTGGK